In one Rutidosis leptorrhynchoides isolate AG116_Rl617_1_P2 chromosome 8, CSIRO_AGI_Rlap_v1, whole genome shotgun sequence genomic region, the following are encoded:
- the LOC139862640 gene encoding B3 domain-containing protein REM5-like — protein sequence MNPCRPPSFFKMLLDPSAHHLSLPSEFVSMHLKNKIPTDPLLRSADGCHSWRLKLNKIGENYCFTHGWNNVVQDKLLGAGDLLVFWLVNQSTFKMLIYSPNGCEKIVPPKKQVEHVDVEVHDVTDDGSGDDDVEDGSDDPSFTTIMTITHNSKLRLPAHFVGLPGMIDYGSIIVKDLEGKEWPVTPRLDKSFRSSERYYLASGWRDFVRSHKLSVGDKCVFKFIRSEGKICLTKITRNKSSQPHQPTLLTNRVKRKRGLREHDSDAHVKSEDECVEVVNGPRGTPPLQKSRVVYF from the exons ATGAATCCTTGCCGGCCTCCTTCTTTCTTCAAGATGTTGCTTGATCCATCTGCCCATCATTTG TCATTGCCATCTGAATTTGTGAGCATGCACTTGAAGAACAAAATCCCAACGGATCCGCTACTAAGATCTGCAGATGGATGTCATTCTTGGAGACTAAAGTTAAACAAGATTGGTGAAAATTACTGTTTTACCCATGGGTGGAACAATGTAGTTCAAGACAAACTGTTAGGTGCTGGGGACCTTCTTGTCTTTTGGCTTGTTAACCAGTCCACTTTCAAAATGTTAATTTATAGTCCAAATGGTTGTGAGAAAATTGTGCCCCCCAAAAAGCAGGTTGAACATGTTGATGTTGAAGTTCATGATGTTACTGATGATGGTAGTGGTGATGATGATGTTGAAGATGGAAGTGATGATCCTTCTTTTACAACGATTATGACAATAACCCACAACAGTAAACTG CGGCTTCCGGCTCACTTTGTTGGGTTACCCGGAATGATTGATTATGGAAGCATAATTGTAAAGGATTTGGAGGGAAAGGAGTGGCCAGTGACGCCGCGGTTGGACAAATCGTTCAGGTCATCAGAAAGGTACTATTTAGCGTCTGGGTGGCGTGATTTCGTGCGTAGCCATAAGTTATCGGTAGGAGATAAATGCGTATTTAAGTTCATTAGAAGTGAAGGTAAGATATGTCTAACAAAAATTACTAGGAACAAAAGCTCACAACCACACCAGCCAACTCTGTTGACCAACCGCGTGAAGAGGAAGAGGGGTCTGCGAGAACACGATAGTGATGCTCATGTGAAAAGTGAAGATGAATGTGTGGAGGTGGTGAATGGACCACGTGGAACGCCACCTCTGCAAAAATCCCGtgtcgtttatttttaa